In one Roseburia intestinalis L1-82 genomic region, the following are encoded:
- the hisS gene encoding histidine--tRNA ligase produces MALSKKPVNGMKDILPEEMQIRDYVQQVIKETYRSFGFTPIETPCMENIANLSNKQGGENEKLIFKVMKRGEKLKVAEAKEEADLVDFGMRYDLTVPLVRFYSNNANDLPSPFKAIQMGNVWRADRPQRGRYRQFMQCDIDIIGEPTNLAEIELILATTTTIGKLGFKNFEIRINERRILKAMAAYSGFAEEDFDTVFIILDKMDKIGLDGVAEELEKEGYAKESIEKYLTLFKGVEEAENGIKYLAKTLEGYLDPEVERNLLEIIDTVEGAKAASFKMVFDPTLVRGMSYYTGTIFEISMPELGAACGGGGRYDKMVGKFTGQDVPACGFSIGFERIILLLMESGFTVPTQRPKVAYLIEKGCPAEKLGEIIGKAQEERAAGKQVLVVRMNKNKKFQKEKLDAEGYKEIIEFFNK; encoded by the coding sequence ATGGCATTAAGTAAAAAGCCGGTCAACGGCATGAAAGATATTTTACCGGAGGAGATGCAGATCCGGGATTATGTGCAGCAAGTCATCAAAGAGACTTACCGCAGTTTCGGATTTACGCCGATCGAGACACCTTGTATGGAAAATATTGCAAACCTGAGCAATAAACAGGGTGGAGAAAATGAAAAACTGATTTTTAAGGTAATGAAGCGCGGTGAAAAGCTGAAAGTCGCTGAAGCAAAAGAAGAAGCGGATTTAGTTGATTTTGGTATGCGTTATGATCTGACTGTTCCGTTAGTTCGTTTTTATTCAAATAATGCAAATGATCTTCCATCTCCGTTTAAGGCGATTCAGATGGGAAATGTCTGGAGAGCTGACCGCCCACAGCGTGGACGTTATCGTCAGTTTATGCAGTGTGACATCGATATTATCGGAGAGCCGACGAACCTTGCAGAGATTGAGCTGATCTTAGCAACAACTACAACAATCGGAAAACTCGGATTTAAGAATTTCGAGATCCGCATCAATGAGCGCCGGATCTTAAAGGCGATGGCAGCATACAGTGGATTTGCAGAGGAAGATTTCGATACTGTATTTATCATCTTAGATAAGATGGACAAGATTGGACTTGACGGTGTGGCAGAGGAACTCGAAAAAGAGGGCTATGCAAAAGAGTCGATCGAGAAATATCTTACACTTTTTAAAGGTGTTGAGGAAGCAGAAAACGGCATCAAATATCTTGCAAAGACTTTGGAGGGATATTTAGATCCTGAGGTGGAGCGTAATCTTTTAGAGATCATCGATACCGTGGAGGGTGCAAAGGCGGCTTCCTTTAAAATGGTATTTGACCCGACTTTGGTTCGTGGTATGAGCTACTATACCGGAACCATTTTTGAGATCTCCATGCCGGAGCTTGGCGCAGCCTGTGGCGGCGGTGGACGTTATGATAAGATGGTTGGCAAATTTACCGGACAGGATGTGCCGGCATGTGGATTTTCCATCGGTTTTGAGCGTATCATCCTTCTTCTGATGGAGAGCGGATTTACGGTTCCGACACAGCGTCCGAAAGTTGCATACCTGATTGAAAAGGGATGCCCTGCAGAAAAACTCGGCGAGATCATCGGAAAGGCACAGGAAGAACGTGCGGCAGGCAAACAGGTGCTGGTTGTCCGCATGAACAAGAATAAAAAATTCCAGAAGGAAAAATTAGACGCCGAGGGATACAAAGAGATCATTGAGTTTTTCAATAAATAA
- a CDS encoding IS1634 family transposase, giving the protein MRITTSKSKNSESFYITQSYTNANGKSTSKTIRKLGTLAELSAQLHTDRDGVVEWANEQARLETLKYKSEKEDATVMIPFHSNRLMDYNKQKLFSGGYLFLQSIYYGLKLDSVCRKIKSRHKFEYDLNAILSDLIYTRVLEPSSKSSSFRAAKQFLEPPTYELHDVYRALSVLASEMDFIQSEVYKNSFFLGDRMDRILYYDCTNYYFEIEQEDGDKKYGKSKEHRPNPIIQMGLFTDGDGIPLAFSLFPGNQNEQKSLKPLETKILQQFGCDKFIYCSDAGLASEDNRVLNHMGQRAFIVTQSIKKLPAEDRAWALKKTGFKRLSDDKPVDLTKLTDDDKNQLYYKDEPLTTKKLDQKLIITYSPKYAAYQKAIRAEQICRAEKMVANGSLKKQRKNPNDPARFVNKVAVTNEGEKAKIHYYLDTDKIAEEEMYDGLYAVCTDLLDDDVADILKVSEGRWQIEDCFRTMKTDFEARPVYLNREDRIKAHFLTCFLALLHFRLLNRSLKGTYTTEQLLHTLKDIKFTDIEEQGFMPVYERQEITDDLHETCGFRTDYQFITKRKMKGIQKKSKRR; this is encoded by the coding sequence GTGCGTATAACAACATCAAAATCAAAAAATTCTGAGTCCTTTTACATCACTCAGTCCTATACAAATGCCAATGGGAAAAGTACTTCCAAAACCATCCGAAAATTAGGTACGTTAGCTGAATTATCGGCACAGCTCCACACGGATCGTGACGGAGTTGTTGAATGGGCAAATGAACAGGCTCGTCTTGAAACACTGAAATATAAAAGTGAAAAAGAGGATGCTACTGTCATGATTCCATTTCATTCCAACAGACTCATGGACTATAATAAGCAGAAACTTTTTTCTGGCGGATATCTTTTTCTTCAGTCTATTTACTATGGACTTAAGCTCGATTCTGTCTGCCGAAAAATCAAAAGCCGACATAAATTCGAGTATGATCTTAATGCTATTTTATCTGATTTAATTTATACAAGGGTTCTGGAACCTTCCAGCAAAAGTTCTTCCTTTCGAGCAGCAAAACAGTTCCTTGAGCCTCCAACTTATGAACTTCATGATGTTTACCGAGCTCTTTCTGTTCTTGCTTCTGAAATGGATTTTATTCAATCAGAAGTTTATAAAAACAGCTTTTTTCTTGGTGACAGAATGGATCGGATCCTTTATTATGATTGCACAAACTACTACTTTGAAATCGAACAGGAAGATGGAGATAAAAAATACGGAAAAAGCAAAGAGCACCGTCCGAATCCCATTATTCAAATGGGACTCTTTACAGATGGTGACGGAATACCTTTGGCTTTCTCACTCTTTCCTGGAAACCAAAATGAGCAGAAATCCTTAAAACCTTTAGAAACAAAGATTCTCCAACAATTCGGCTGTGATAAGTTTATCTATTGTAGTGACGCCGGACTTGCTTCTGAGGATAACCGTGTTCTTAATCACATGGGACAGAGGGCATTTATTGTCACTCAGTCCATCAAAAAGCTGCCTGCTGAAGATCGGGCATGGGCTTTAAAGAAAACTGGCTTCAAACGTCTCTCAGATGATAAACCTGTTGATCTCACAAAACTGACAGATGATGACAAGAACCAGCTTTATTATAAAGACGAACCATTGACAACAAAAAAACTGGATCAAAAATTAATCATAACCTACTCCCCTAAATATGCCGCTTATCAGAAAGCCATCCGTGCGGAGCAGATCTGTCGGGCAGAAAAAATGGTTGCAAATGGCTCTCTAAAAAAACAGCGTAAAAATCCAAATGATCCTGCAAGATTTGTAAATAAGGTAGCTGTAACCAACGAAGGAGAAAAAGCTAAGATCCACTATTATCTCGATACGGATAAGATTGCTGAAGAAGAAATGTATGACGGACTTTATGCGGTATGTACAGACCTGCTTGATGATGACGTTGCAGATATCTTAAAAGTCAGTGAAGGAAGATGGCAGATTGAAGACTGTTTCAGAACTATGAAAACAGACTTTGAAGCCAGACCCGTTTACTTAAACCGTGAAGATCGGATTAAAGCTCATTTCCTCACCTGCTTTCTTGCTCTGTTACATTTCCGGTTATTAAACCGCTCCTTGAAAGGGACTTATACCACAGAACAATTACTTCACACTTTAAAAGACATAAAATTTACGGATATAGAAGAACAGGGCTTCATGCCGGTATATGAACGTCAGGAAATCACTGATGATCTCCATGAAACCTGCGGATTCAGAACGGACTATCAATTCATAACAAAACGGAAAATGAAAGGAATTCAGAAAAAAAGTAAGCGGAGATAA
- a CDS encoding AraC family transcriptional regulator: MQLKYVDTKEEIIAINRKSKHIEPHLHNALEIVCVTSGSLELGVGQELYHMEKGDIGFVFPDVIHHYQVLTPGVNKATYLIASPFAIAKFADIMQSMAPEYPIIKAEKVEPEVYRVINAILETEQSDITVTQAYLQIVLARCIGKLNLVEKSSVGSNDLIYQTVSYISANFKKKFSLEEMAKDLGVSKYVLSRLFSKTFHRNFNQYLNDARLNYACHRLENTSDSITNICLDSGFESQRTFNRVFKERYKISPSDYRSTCVKEMLS, from the coding sequence ATGCAGTTAAAATATGTTGACACAAAAGAGGAGATTATAGCAATAAATAGGAAGTCAAAACATATTGAACCACATCTTCATAATGCACTGGAGATCGTTTGTGTAACAAGTGGATCATTAGAACTTGGTGTCGGACAGGAACTATACCATATGGAAAAAGGAGATATAGGCTTTGTATTTCCAGATGTTATTCATCACTATCAGGTACTGACACCCGGTGTAAATAAAGCGACTTATCTGATTGCATCGCCATTTGCGATAGCCAAATTTGCAGATATCATGCAATCCATGGCTCCTGAATACCCAATCATCAAAGCGGAAAAGGTTGAACCGGAGGTATATAGGGTTATAAATGCAATTTTAGAGACAGAACAGTCGGATATTACTGTTACACAGGCATATCTTCAAATTGTGTTGGCACGCTGCATAGGAAAATTAAATTTGGTAGAAAAGAGCAGTGTGGGGAGCAACGATCTTATTTACCAGACAGTTTCCTATATATCAGCAAATTTCAAGAAGAAGTTTTCGTTGGAAGAGATGGCAAAAGACCTGGGCGTGAGCAAATATGTTTTATCCAGACTCTTTTCCAAGACATTCCATAGAAACTTTAATCAATATCTTAACGATGCAAGGCTGAACTATGCATGCCATCGTTTGGAAAATACGAGTGATTCTATTACAAATATTTGTCTGGATAGTGGATTTGAAAGTCAGAGAACGTTTAACCGAGTATTTAAAGAAAGATATAAAATATCACCAAGTGATTATCGAAGTACTTGTGTGAAAGAGATGTTGTCATAA
- a CDS encoding glycoside hydrolase family 2 TIM barrel-domain containing protein codes for MIVPRYYENLSVLHENTMPARAYYIPASRRMDNLVEHREESDRMQLLNGTWKFQYFNSIYDIQDSFFEKNYDTENFDEIQVPSVWQMAGYDTHQYTNIRYPFPFDPPYVPQDIPCGVYVHTFEYSRDEKAPKSFLNFEGVDSCFYVWINGSYIGYSQVSHMTSEFDVTDVLQDGTNTVAVLVMKWCDGSYLEDQDKFRMSGIFRDVYILKRPKQAISDYHIKTRIEDMLAKVEIEMKFYSPLNVKISIEDRNGAVVALGSIAEEGKAVLEIASPELWNTENPYLYKMILETENEVIVDHIALRKIEIKDQVIYLNGQKIKFRGVNRHDSDPVTGFTINTEQITTDLTLMKQHNFNAIRSSHYPNAPFFYEMCDKYGFMVIDEADIEAHGPFMIYRKEDTDYNRFKRWNERIADDPVWEEAIVDRVKLMVERDKNRFCIVMWSMGNESAYGCNFEKALEWTKNFDPDRITQYESARYRNYDETYDYSNLDVYSRMYPALSEIQEYLDKDGSKPFLLVEYCHSMGNGPGDFEDYFQMIQDNDKMCGGFVWEWCDHAIAHGTAENGKTIYAYGGDHGEEIHDGNFCMDGLVYPDRTVHTGLLEYKNVYRPARVISYDKESGELVLHNYLDFDNLKDYVKISYELTQDGLVISKGILPEFSVAPHGEGKTNLKINVPENGKCYLKLIYHLKKELPLLDEDHILGFDEIEVSKEDTKCKLAEKWIPKTVVDSELQVNENDTQIHIKGREFAYTIDKRTALFTEMKFAGREYLNHPMELNIWRAPTDNDMYIKSEWKKAHYDKAYTRAYTTEVVQGKHGVKITSHASVVAETVQKILDVTITWKIEAAGKIDADIAVTKDDEFPDLPRFGVRMFLDKKLSAVRYFGMGPQESYCDKHQAASHGLYRADVGDLHEDYIRPQENGSHYDCEYVELNNSRYGIVASAEKAFSFNASYYTQEELEKKTHNYELIESDSVVFCVDYALNGIGSNSCGPVVLEQYRFDDVLFRFQFTLIPYVKG; via the coding sequence ATGATCGTACCACGTTATTATGAAAATCTAAGCGTACTGCACGAAAACACAATGCCAGCCAGAGCCTATTATATTCCAGCATCCAGAAGAATGGATAACCTGGTGGAACACAGAGAAGAGTCAGATCGTATGCAGTTATTGAATGGAACTTGGAAATTCCAGTATTTTAACAGCATCTATGACATTCAGGATTCTTTCTTTGAGAAGAATTATGATACAGAAAATTTTGATGAGATTCAGGTTCCAAGTGTATGGCAGATGGCTGGATATGATACACACCAGTATACAAACATCCGGTATCCATTTCCGTTTGATCCACCATATGTGCCACAGGACATTCCGTGTGGAGTCTATGTACATACTTTTGAGTACAGTAGAGATGAGAAAGCGCCAAAATCTTTTTTGAACTTTGAAGGAGTAGACAGTTGCTTTTACGTATGGATCAATGGCTCTTACATAGGATACAGCCAGGTTTCGCATATGACCAGTGAGTTTGATGTTACCGATGTACTTCAGGATGGAACGAATACGGTGGCAGTGTTGGTAATGAAGTGGTGTGATGGTTCCTATTTGGAAGATCAGGACAAATTCCGTATGAGTGGTATTTTCCGGGATGTGTACATTTTGAAACGCCCAAAACAGGCAATCAGTGATTATCATATTAAAACAAGAATTGAGGATATGCTTGCGAAAGTAGAAATTGAAATGAAATTCTACTCTCCGTTAAATGTAAAAATTTCGATTGAAGATAGAAATGGAGCAGTTGTAGCACTAGGAAGTATTGCTGAAGAAGGGAAAGCTGTATTAGAAATCGCAAGTCCGGAACTTTGGAATACAGAAAATCCATATCTATATAAAATGATTCTTGAAACAGAGAATGAAGTAATTGTAGATCACATTGCATTAAGAAAGATAGAGATTAAAGACCAGGTTATTTATTTAAATGGACAGAAGATTAAATTCCGTGGTGTCAATCGACATGATTCTGATCCGGTTACTGGATTTACAATCAATACGGAACAGATTACAACCGATCTTACGTTAATGAAGCAGCATAATTTTAATGCGATCCGTTCCAGCCACTATCCGAACGCACCATTTTTCTATGAAATGTGTGACAAGTATGGATTCATGGTAATAGATGAAGCAGATATTGAAGCTCATGGTCCATTTATGATCTACAGAAAAGAAGACACTGATTACAATCGGTTCAAACGATGGAATGAGAGGATTGCAGATGATCCGGTATGGGAAGAGGCAATCGTTGATCGCGTAAAACTCATGGTGGAACGTGACAAAAACCGTTTCTGTATTGTCATGTGGTCAATGGGAAATGAGAGTGCTTATGGCTGCAACTTTGAAAAAGCACTGGAATGGACAAAGAATTTTGATCCAGACCGTATCACACAATATGAGAGTGCAAGATACCGTAATTATGATGAAACATATGATTACAGCAATCTGGATGTGTACAGCCGGATGTACCCAGCGCTTTCTGAAATTCAGGAATATCTGGATAAAGATGGAAGCAAACCCTTCCTTTTGGTAGAGTACTGTCACAGCATGGGAAACGGACCTGGAGATTTTGAAGATTACTTCCAGATGATTCAGGATAATGATAAAATGTGCGGCGGCTTTGTCTGGGAATGGTGTGACCATGCGATTGCTCATGGAACTGCTGAGAATGGAAAGACTATATATGCTTATGGGGGCGACCATGGCGAAGAAATTCATGATGGCAACTTCTGTATGGATGGATTAGTATATCCGGACAGAACGGTACACACAGGACTTTTGGAATACAAGAATGTTTATCGCCCGGCAAGGGTTATTTCCTATGACAAAGAAAGTGGAGAACTGGTGCTTCATAACTACCTGGATTTTGATAATCTGAAAGATTATGTGAAGATTAGTTATGAGCTGACCCAGGATGGTCTTGTGATCAGCAAAGGCATACTTCCGGAGTTTTCTGTGGCACCACACGGGGAAGGAAAAACAAATCTGAAGATCAATGTTCCAGAGAATGGGAAATGTTATTTAAAACTTATTTACCATCTGAAAAAAGAATTGCCACTGTTGGATGAAGACCATATTCTTGGATTTGATGAAATTGAGGTAAGTAAAGAGGATACAAAATGTAAACTTGCAGAGAAATGGATACCAAAAACAGTAGTGGACTCTGAATTACAGGTAAATGAAAATGATACACAGATTCATATCAAGGGGCGTGAATTTGCTTATACCATAGACAAACGTACTGCACTTTTTACAGAGATGAAATTCGCAGGGAGGGAATACTTGAACCATCCGATGGAATTAAATATTTGGAGAGCTCCAACAGATAACGATATGTACATCAAGTCTGAATGGAAGAAAGCCCACTATGATAAGGCTTACACAAGAGCCTATACGACAGAGGTTGTGCAGGGAAAACATGGTGTGAAGATTACAAGCCATGCTTCCGTTGTGGCAGAGACAGTACAGAAGATTCTTGATGTGACGATTACATGGAAAATAGAAGCTGCTGGAAAGATTGATGCAGATATTGCAGTAACAAAAGACGATGAATTCCCGGATCTTCCGAGATTTGGTGTGAGGATGTTCCTGGATAAAAAACTTTCAGCTGTAAGATACTTTGGAATGGGACCACAGGAAAGTTATTGTGATAAACATCAGGCTGCGAGCCACGGTTTGTACCGGGCAGATGTAGGGGATTTACATGAGGACTATATCCGTCCACAGGAAAATGGAAGCCATTATGATTGTGAATATGTAGAGCTTAACAACAGCCGATATGGAATTGTGGCATCCGCAGAAAAGGCATTTTCATTCAATGCTTCTTATTATACACAGGAAGAACTTGAGAAGAAAACGCATAATTATGAATTAATAGAATCAGATAGTGTAGTATTCTGTGTTGACTACGCATTAAATGGCATTGGTTCTAATAGTTGTGGTCCAGTTGTATTGGAGCAGTACCGATTTGATGATGTATTATTCCGGTTTCAGTTTACACTGATACCGTATGTAAAGGGATAA
- a CDS encoding helix-turn-helix domain-containing protein yields MLLQKDKSISEIAAAVGYKSQSKFTSAFRDIFQILPTAYQEQVSYTNALANA; encoded by the coding sequence ATGCTGTTGCAGAAAGATAAATCTATTTCGGAAATTGCCGCCGCTGTGGGATATAAAAGCCAAAGTAAATTTACATCGGCCTTCCGAGATATATTTCAGATATTACCTACTGCATATCAGGAACAAGTATCCTATACAAATGCACTTGCAAACGCTTGA
- the aspS gene encoding aspartate--tRNA ligase, whose protein sequence is MAESMKGLHRSHRCTEVSNQNIGETVTVMGWVQKRRNLGSLIFIDLRDRSGILQLVFNEESVGKEGYEKAERLRSEYVIAVTGKVEKRSAAVNESLKTGDIEVIATDIRILSEAETPPFQIEENSQTKDEVRLKYRYLDLRRPDIQKNLMLRSKVAYLMRDFMAKEGFLEIETPMLCKSTPEGARDYLVPSRVHPGHFYALPQSPQLYKQLLMCSGYDRYFQIARCFRDEDLRADRQPEFTQADMELAFVDVEDVLDVNERLLKYIFKEAIGVDVTLPLPRMPWQEAMDRFGSDKPDTRFGMELCDVSKVVEGCGFSVFTGALENGGSVRGINAKGQAGMPRKKIDKLVEFAKGYGAKGLAYLAVNEDGTYKSSFAKFMTEDELKALVSAMQGEPGDLLLFAADKNKIVWNVLGALRLELAKELDLLDPNQYNFLWVTEFPLLEWSDEENRFMAMHHPFTMPMEEDWDKIDSDPGSVRAKAYDIVLNGTELGGGSVRIHQDDIQEKMFEVLGFTKERAHEQFGFLLDAFKYGVPPHAGLAYGLDRLVMHMVHADSIRDVIAFPKVKDASCLMTQAPGIVDKKQLEELGLEVEEVSEE, encoded by the coding sequence ATGGCAGAATCAATGAAAGGCTTACACAGAAGCCATAGATGTACCGAGGTTTCAAATCAGAATATCGGTGAGACCGTAACCGTCATGGGATGGGTACAGAAGAGAAGAAATTTAGGAAGTCTGATCTTTATCGACTTAAGAGACCGTTCGGGTATCTTACAGCTCGTATTTAACGAAGAGAGCGTCGGCAAAGAGGGATATGAGAAGGCAGAGCGTTTAAGAAGTGAGTATGTGATCGCGGTAACCGGAAAAGTTGAAAAACGTTCCGCAGCAGTGAATGAGTCTTTAAAGACTGGTGATATCGAAGTGATCGCAACCGATATCCGCATCTTATCCGAGGCAGAGACACCTCCATTCCAGATCGAGGAGAACAGCCAGACGAAAGACGAAGTCCGTTTAAAATACCGTTATTTAGACCTGCGCAGACCGGATATCCAGAAGAACCTGATGCTCCGCAGCAAAGTTGCATATCTGATGCGTGACTTTATGGCAAAAGAGGGATTCCTTGAGATTGAGACTCCGATGTTATGTAAGTCAACACCGGAAGGTGCAAGGGATTACCTGGTACCGAGCCGTGTCCATCCGGGACATTTTTATGCACTGCCGCAGTCACCGCAGCTTTACAAACAGCTTTTAATGTGTTCCGGTTACGACCGTTATTTTCAGATCGCAAGATGTTTCCGTGATGAGGATCTTCGTGCAGACCGTCAGCCGGAATTTACACAGGCAGATATGGAGCTTGCATTTGTGGATGTGGAAGATGTATTAGATGTCAACGAGAGACTGCTCAAATATATTTTCAAGGAAGCAATCGGTGTGGATGTGACACTGCCGCTACCGAGAATGCCATGGCAGGAAGCAATGGACCGTTTCGGTTCCGATAAGCCGGATACACGTTTTGGCATGGAACTCTGTGACGTATCCAAAGTTGTAGAGGGCTGCGGATTCTCCGTATTCACAGGAGCACTCGAAAATGGTGGTTCCGTCCGTGGTATCAACGCAAAAGGACAGGCCGGCATGCCGCGTAAAAAGATCGACAAACTGGTGGAATTTGCAAAAGGCTACGGTGCAAAAGGACTTGCTTACCTTGCAGTGAATGAAGATGGCACTTACAAATCCTCCTTTGCAAAATTCATGACAGAGGATGAGTTAAAGGCACTTGTTTCTGCAATGCAGGGAGAGCCGGGAGACTTATTATTATTTGCAGCAGACAAAAATAAGATTGTATGGAACGTGCTTGGAGCGCTTCGTCTTGAACTTGCGAAAGAATTAGATCTGCTTGATCCAAACCAGTACAACTTTTTATGGGTAACAGAGTTCCCGCTGTTAGAGTGGTCTGACGAGGAAAACCGTTTTATGGCAATGCACCATCCGTTTACCATGCCGATGGAAGAGGACTGGGACAAGATCGATTCTGATCCGGGCAGTGTGCGTGCAAAAGCATACGATATCGTATTAAACGGTACAGAGCTTGGCGGTGGTTCCGTGCGTATCCATCAGGATGATATTCAGGAGAAGATGTTTGAAGTGCTTGGATTCACCAAGGAACGTGCACATGAGCAGTTCGGATTCCTGTTAGATGCATTTAAGTATGGTGTTCCGCCACACGCAGGACTGGCTTACGGACTTGACCGTCTGGTCATGCACATGGTACACGCAGATTCTATCCGTGATGTCATTGCATTCCCGAAAGTAAAAGATGCATCCTGTCTGATGACACAGGCACCTGGTATCGTGGATAAAAAACAGTTGGAAGAACTGGGACTTGAAGTTGAAGAAGTGTCAGAAGAATAA
- a CDS encoding MFS transporter produces MEEKKYLKWYNKIGYGSGDIAGNVVYAFLTSFMMVYLTDSVGLAAGVVGTLIAVSKLFDGFTDIFFGSMIDKTHSKMGKAKPWMLYGYIGCAITLVCCFAVPVSLGTTAKYAWFFISYTLLNSVFYTANNIAYSALTSLITKNSKERVQMGSYRFIFAFSTSLLIQAITVGFVDKCGGDAAAWRTVAIIYAIIGLVVNTISALSVKELPEEELNEGEVKNDNEKYGIVQAFKLLVKNKYYMMICGTYILQQLYGAMIGAGIYYMTWVLKNKNLFGQFAWAVNIPLIIALIFTPTLVGKWKGMYKLNLRGYVLAVIGRALVVVAGYMGSVPLMMAFTALAALGQGPWQGDMNAVIASCSEYTYLTQGKRIDGTMYSCTSLGVKIGGGIGTAVVGWMLEFSGYVGTNATQPQSALDMMQFMYLWLPLIFDVLIMFVLSRMNVEDANKKLKAEKGIASDEVTDASDIN; encoded by the coding sequence ATGGAAGAAAAAAAGTATTTGAAATGGTATAACAAAATTGGATACGGATCAGGTGATATTGCAGGTAATGTAGTCTATGCGTTCCTGACATCTTTTATGATGGTCTATCTGACGGACTCGGTAGGACTTGCTGCAGGTGTCGTGGGTACCCTGATTGCCGTATCAAAACTATTTGATGGTTTTACGGATATATTTTTTGGATCAATGATTGACAAAACACACAGTAAAATGGGAAAAGCGAAACCCTGGATGCTATACGGATATATTGGTTGTGCCATTACGCTGGTCTGCTGTTTTGCAGTACCGGTGAGTTTGGGAACAACGGCTAAATATGCATGGTTCTTTATTTCTTATACACTGTTAAATAGTGTGTTTTATACAGCAAACAATATTGCTTATTCAGCACTTACGTCACTGATTACAAAGAACAGCAAAGAGCGTGTACAGATGGGATCTTACCGTTTTATTTTTGCATTTTCAACAAGTCTTCTGATTCAGGCGATTACAGTTGGATTTGTAGATAAATGTGGTGGAGATGCTGCGGCATGGAGAACGGTTGCTATTATCTATGCAATCATTGGTCTGGTCGTAAATACGATTTCAGCACTTTCTGTTAAGGAACTTCCGGAGGAAGAACTTAATGAAGGAGAAGTAAAGAATGATAATGAAAAGTATGGAATAGTACAGGCATTCAAGCTTCTTGTCAAAAACAAATATTACATGATGATTTGTGGAACATATATTTTACAGCAGTTATATGGTGCCATGATTGGAGCTGGCATTTATTACATGACATGGGTACTGAAAAATAAGAATTTGTTTGGACAATTTGCATGGGCAGTAAATATTCCACTGATCATTGCCCTGATTTTCACACCGACATTAGTTGGTAAGTGGAAAGGTATGTATAAACTGAACTTAAGAGGTTACGTCTTAGCAGTCATCGGTAGAGCACTTGTTGTTGTTGCCGGATATATGGGCAGTGTTCCGCTGATGATGGCATTTACAGCTCTTGCAGCCTTAGGTCAGGGACCATGGCAGGGAGATATGAATGCAGTTATCGCATCTTGCTCTGAATACACTTATCTTACGCAGGGAAAGAGAATTGACGGAACGATGTACTCTTGTACTTCTCTTGGTGTAAAAATCGGTGGAGGTATTGGAACCGCTGTTGTTGGATGGATGCTTGAGTTCAGTGGATATGTCGGAACAAATGCAACTCAGCCACAGTCTGCACTTGATATGATGCAGTTCATGTATCTTTGGCTTCCGTTAATCTTTGATGTATTGATTATGTTTGTACTTTCAAGAATGAATGTAGAAGATGCAAATAAAAAACTGAAAGCAGAAAAAGGAATTGCTTCAGATGAAGTAACAGATGCATCAGACATAAATTAG